A window from Bufo bufo chromosome 1, aBufBuf1.1, whole genome shotgun sequence encodes these proteins:
- the LOC120996758 gene encoding nicotinamide N-methyltransferase-like: protein MDAHVTSSQTYIDEFNPQEYLQTFFVPEKGVLFGEWTDFALRNLHETFTKGGVRGDTLLDFGTGATIYQLLSACEVFDKIIASDFLEQNHAEFQKWLNKDPDAFNWTHIIKCVCELEGNREDCEKKAEKLRCKVKEILKCDAFKRNPYDPVIVPPVDCLLSCFCLEAPCKDIKSYCSVLKNFKDLIKPGGHLLILSGLNATYYYAGKKRFSIMSSKKEELEMAFKEAGYIIEKAAYTSRIDKSRIDVADYEGYYFIHAHKSK, encoded by the exons ATGGACGCCCATGTTACCTCTTCACAAACCTACATTGATGAATTTAACCCCCAGGAATACTTACAGACATTCTTTGTGCCAGAGAAAGGAGTTCTTTTTGGAGAATGGACCGATTTTGCATTGCGAAATCTACATGAAACCTTCACTAAAG GTGGAGTAAGAGGAGATACTCTGCTTGATTTTGGCACTGGAGCCACCATTTATCAACTCCTCTCAGCCTGTGAAGTGTTTGATAAAATCATTGCCTCAGATTTCCTTGAACAGAACCACGCTGAATTTCAAAAATGGCTGAACAAGGATCCAGATGCTTTTAACTGGACTCACATCATCAAATGTGTATGTGAGCTGGAAGGAAATAG GGAGGATTGCGAGAAAAAGGCTGAGAAACTCCGCTGTAAGGTGAAAGAAATCCTGAAATGTGACGCTTTCAAAAGAAACCCTTatgaccctgtcattgtgccaccagtTGATTGTCTCCTGTCTTGCTTCTGTCTTGAAGCTCCTTGTAAAGACATAAAGTCATACTGTAgtgttctgaaaaatttcaaggacTTGATAAAACCTGGAGGTCACCTTTTGATCTTAAGTGGACTGAATGCTACTTATTATTACGCTGGTAAAAAGCGCTTTAGTATAATGAGCTCAAAAAAAGAAGAGCTGGAGATGGCGTTTAAAGAAGCTGGTTATATTATTGAAAAAGCTGCTTATACTTCACGTATTGATAAATCAAGGATAGATGTTGCTGATTATGAAGGCTACTATTTTATTCATGCCCATAAATCAAAGTAA